From one Rosa rugosa chromosome 4, drRosRugo1.1, whole genome shotgun sequence genomic stretch:
- the LOC133707151 gene encoding hydroxyproline O-galactosyltransferase HPGT1-like, with amino-acid sequence MLLVIVKDTHLEAPEEFSKKATLFFAHVADKFYAKVNDDVYLNIGAALATHLDKPCVYIGCIQSGEVFSELWYEPEWWKFGEKKSESWFRDLEGSTFGS; translated from the exons ATGTTGCTGGTAATAGTGAAG GATACCCATCTGGAGGCACCTGAAGAGTTCTCGAAGAAGGCTACACTGTTCTTTGCTCATGTTGCTGATAAGTTTTATGCCAAAGTCAATGATGATGTTTATTTAAATATTG GAGCTGCACTTGCAACTCATTTAGACAAGCCTTGCGTTTATATTGGGTGCATCCAGTCGGGCGAAGTTTTCTCTGAGCT GTGGTATGAACCAGAATGGTGGAAGTTTGGTGAAAAAAAATC GGAAAGTTGGTTTAGGGATTTGGAAGGTTCTACATTTG GTTCTTGA